AGAAAACTTCTTTTATCTTCCAGCTTGGATCTTTTATATCGATTTGGATTTTGACTTCTGCTTGTGGAGGTACGGTTACTGGACCCGGATGAGCATGGATTGTGTCTGGTATGAATGTTCTTGTTATCATGGTAGTCCCCTCGAGTGAAACATGAAATTTCCTTAGATATTTCTGGTTACTATTTTTATTTACATTAACTTTTTTTAGTATTTCTAAAACTTGTGGGATTATTACGATTGGATTTATAACGAGGTAACGGATGAAAAAAGGAAACAAAAAGAAAAAGAGCCTTCCTCAGTGGAAAAGGCTCTCGTCTGATTAAAACAGTTTTTTTCCCATGATATGATCGAGTGGAATTACGCCAATGACTCTACTATCATCGCTATTGTTACGATTATCTCCCATCACAAACACATGGTTTTCTGGTATGACGATCTTGGTATCAGGTACGTCGACCATCTTTTCTTTTATGTACGGCTCGTTTAACGGCTGTCCATTCCGATACAGGCTCTCGTTCTTAAACTCCAAAGTATCGCCGGGTTTGCCAATGACTCGTTTTACCCAGAATGTTTTAGCATCGCTTTTCCCCATGGCGAGCATGAGCAGAGGATTTTCAAGGATGTCGTCTTTTAACGTACGATCCCGGTCTACACGGCTGTCGACCACGACAATATCGTTGTACTCAGGGAGATAAGAGAATGTGTGGGACAATTTCGACACATAGATGCGTTCGGCGTTTTGCAAAGTAGGCTCCATCGATTGTCCTTTCACCTTAAACGGTTGGAGGACAAATATGTTAACTAACATTGCGAGTGAAAGGGAGATGCCCAACGTTTTCGTCCAGCCCCATATTGTTTTTACATTTTTCAAATCAGACCGCATCCTTCCACGTGAAAGATTACTTTGGTGTGGCTATTGATTAGTACGTGAAATGGTGCTTCTTGGTTACGTAAATGAATAGAGAGGCTTGTGAAGCAAAAGGAATTAAGCAAAAAAGCTGAAAAAGATGACAGCAAAAATGCCGCTGGGAATAGAGGCGAGCAGAAAATAAAAGGTCCATTTCCATCTGCTTTTATAATCTTGCACTTCATATTCTTTGTAATAGGCTGAGGGGGCGCTAAGGGCGTTATAAACCATTAATCCAGCCAGTGCAATGAGACCAAATGCAAGGTACTCCGCATAATTGCCAGCTTGATCGATGTTCCCAGTCGTTATTGCTATAATCATACAGAGAAACTGCAAAGCAGCGCCAAAACCAAGTGCTTTAAGCATGAGAACCACCTGTTGTTTTTGGGATAATTTAACTGTAATTACGTTTAAAAGGACAAAACGTTTCAATAAGATTAAATCTTTTTAACAAACGAAACCCGGTCGTTTCCTTTTCCATCATAATTAGAAGTCACAACGATTCCATCCACCATTTGATCTCCTTTTTCAACCGCAAAACCTAGCTTCATGTGGAAGGAGATTGAGCCTTTATTAACAGGAGAGGTAATGCATCGAATCGTATCGCATCCTTTTTGTTTTACGGCTTGAAAGAAATGGTGGTATAATTCGCGGCCCCATCCATCCTTTCGTTTGTCCGGATGTACCCCAACGAAGTGAATGTAAGCTTCTCCAGGGAACGTTTGGGACAAGAAGCCGATGAGGAACGCGATGGCTTCTCCATTCTCTTCAACAATAAAGCTCGTCGACTGGAAATGGACAAAAAACAGCTTGGGTAACATATCAGACATTTGTCGCCCACCCCACCAATCGTTGAGGACCGTAATAACTTTGAAGTAGTCTTGCTCTTGTACATTTCGGATTTGCATCATGCGTGCCTCCTTATCAACATACCTCACTGTGACAAGTCTTTCTGCTCAGGCAATTTTTCCCAGACTACAATGATTAGCGTTGCGATAGGACCGAGGAATAAAGAGAGAAAAAACCAGTTAAGACCGCTACGATTTTTTCCTTGAGCTAGCCCAGCGTTGATGAGGGCCAATGTACCCCAACCAACAAAATATTGATCTTCCATTTTCGAAACTTCCTCCATTGTTCAAATATTGCTCCTATCATATACGTAATGAAGTAAATAGAGTTGCGAAGGATTTTACAAAATGTGTATGAACACACTAAAAATGGCCAATCGAAAACGAAGGGCCACTGAGAGGAACGTATCCACTTTTCCCTGAATCATTGCATCAGGCGTTTTGATACTCGGTTATTTATACAAAATATCATCCCGTAGTGACTCTACTTTGCTCAGAGCATCGGCAATATCCCCTTCGCTGACACCAAAGTGAGTCAGGGCATCACGCAAATGCCTAACGATGGCATCAAAATGAATGGGTTGCAGATTCATCCCTTCGTGAACCTTTGCCATGGACTGTCCAGTGTATTGATTCGGACCACCGAGGGCATAGCTGATGAACTTTGTTTGGTGTTTACGCTGTTTTTCCATATCGGTGTTTTTGAAAAAGTGGTTCACGGTGTCATCAGCTAAAACTAAATCATAAAAGTAGTCTACTACTTTTGCGACCGTATCTTCCCCACCATATTTCTCGTAAAACGTGCTCATTATTGGCCTCCTTAGGACGTTTGCTTCCCTTATAATTCCACGATTGATGGAAATTTATTAAAGAAAAGCCCGCAAGCTGATGCCGATTGCATTTCGACGTCAGCCTGCGGACTAGATGCATGCCATGTGCGCTTTGTTTTAGCCAATTTTCCTGATCACTTTCGAATTTCCACCTGAACTGATAATGATCCATCCTTCAGGAACAGGCGAGGCTTGCAGTACCTCAATCTGTGTTCCGTTAGGAGCACCATTGACATTTCTGATCACATTCGATCCTCCATAGGTTCGAACCATGATCCATCCTTTTGGGATAGGCGAAGCGAGCATCACTTCTACCTCCGTGCCGTACGAAGCACCATCAACATTTCTGATTACATTCGATCCTCGAAAGGCTCGAACCATGACCCATCCGATTGGAATAGGCGAGGCGAGCATCACCTCTACCTCCGTGCCATAAGAAGCACCGTTCATATTCTTGATTACATTCGATCCTCGAAAGGCTCGAACCATGACCCATCCGGTTGGGATAGGCGAAGCGAGCAGCACCTCTACCTCCGTGCCATAAGAAGCACCGTTCACATTCCTGATCAGGTTCTGCGTTCCTAAAGTTCTAACGATAACCCATCCGGCTGGAATAGGTGAGGTAAGCGACACCCAGATTTCTTCACCATACGTGGCGTTTCTGATTGTTTTATTGGAAGCGTAGGGGGTTGCCTTTTCCTGTGTAGGGAGAGCTGCCCCTTGGACTTGTGTGGCTAGAGAGGGTACTACGACGACTGAACTTAATGACAGGATAAGAAGCGCTTTTTTAAACATGAGCATCAACCTTTCTGAAATGGTGAATGTTGTTTAGAAAACGATCATCGAGTCGTAGTCAAGTGCTGTATATTTCTAAAAATACTAATTTATTACATTTTATACGATTATCGTTCGGATTACTTTAGGAGATATTGTCGAATGGTAGGCAAAGTTGACGATATGTTGAACAGCCGTGAGAAAAGCAAATGACCCTCTCATCAGTTGAGAGGGTTGAGGGAAGGGTAGATTGTTCGCGTGCGGAGCGAAATGGAGAGTATTCCTATTTCATAAAGCTTAAAGCCACACCAATAGAATAAGGTACAAGCCATAAAATCCATACGATTAGGCTAAATTTATGGAACTGCTTGATTTGATGTTCATTCTTTTTCCATAGAACAACACAGGCCCACACTGTATGGAAAAACATCAAGATCAAAGCGATCAACCCGGTAATGCCATGCAAATTTAAGCTGGAACCGTCTGCGAGCAATTTCATAAACGTTGTTCCGATAGTGTCGAATACTAAACCCAAACCAAAAAAGATAAGGTGTTTCGACTTTAGCCTTCCTGAACGTTTTTCGCCCCATACCCCAATCGTATAGGCAATGAGAGCAAGATTTATAAAAATCACGGCTGCTGCTAACACGTAAGATCATCTCCTGTTCATTTCTTTTGACTACGCTTGTAAGTGTAATCGTTGAACATGAACATAAGATGAACGACAGTGTAGATGGGGGTACAGATGCCCCTCAAATGAGGAGCACCAGTACTGCAAAGCTAGTTGTCTAGGTGCGATGGACCATCTGCATGAAACAAGTGTCTCAAGATCGCTTGACTCACTTCGGTCACTGGTTCAAAAACAAAAGCAACCAGGTGTTCATGTGGCTCCAGATAATAATTCCTGTAGCCGAGCTGAATCAACTCCAGATTGAGTCGCGCTGCATCTTCGAAACTTGCATAGAAATACAGATGCTTGGTCATAGTAATCACCTCCTTCCGCACTAAAACGTAGCAGAAGGAGTAGAATCACACCAACGATTACGAACTTGATTTCCAATTGGAAAAGAAAAAAACCCTTATTTACAATAAGGGTCGTACGACGCTCATCGAGAGCACTGCTCCACTTAACCATGATTCCGCAAAAGCGTGTTGGCTACCCGATTTATTCGAGACTACCCAAATGCCAACGTTAAAGGTGTACTGGTGCCCGGGAGACATTGCGAAGCTGATGCTTGGTGGATTGGTCACATCAACGTAACCGGATGATTCGTAGCGACCGCCACCGTTTCCATGTACACTTTCGCTGAACAGCTTCCCACTCGCACTGTTGACCAGTTGCCCGTCCTTCAGTACGGTCAACTCTGTGCCTGCCTCAACCATAACACTATCCGTAGATTCAATGCTAGACAGGTGCCACTTGGGCACAAAACGTCGAGCGGCGTATCCTGTTGCGGTCACTTCGCGATCTGTGGAGAGCATTATGCCAAAACCCGCATGTGCCGCTATGAAGCCTGGGGCACCCATTCCACCTACTCCTGATACAGCTCCTGATCTGGCGATTAAACCGACTTCACCTGTTTCGTTATTGAGGTTCTGGAAAGTGGGAGGACTTCCATCTGGGAGAAACCAGCTCCATGTGAAATCAAAAGGGGGGACAATAGCCAGCGTCCGAATGTGGGCAGTATCAGGAATGTTCAGGTCTATAGACTGTAGGCTAGATCGATCATCTTGTGCATTGACGCTTGTCTGTACTTTCGCCTTCGATGTATCAGTGACAAGCATTTGTTCAACTTTCTTTTCGAAGCTTGTTATGAGTGTGGCAATAGAACGCTCAGCGGCCTGACGTAGTTCGGGTTGCGTCACATTTTCACGAAATGAAATATGCGCATTCGGAGGCAGGCCATTAACGGACATGCGATGTTTCTCAGTCGTGTGAATCTCCTCCTATTATCAATCAACTAAAATTTATCGTTACCATAAAGGAGGAACACGATACCGATTCAAATCGACATGTACCCGTATCGATTACGTATATTTGCGGCTTTGAAAATAACCCCATAGGAAAGTCATGGCCAAAACCGTGAATAAAATCATAACAGTGTTATATACAAATACTTCTCTGATTTGAAAACTCATGATCATACCAATAATGGATATTCCAAAACTATCCAAGTTGTACTGAGTGAGACTGTATGTGTAGATTCTATTCGCAAGTTGAGCCAAAGCGAAGGCAACAAATATGTAAAGGGAAATATCCAAAAGAGCATCCCTCCTAAAGTGAATGGGATTATATGTAAATCATACCACGGAGGGACCATTCTTTTACACATCACCTGATTTTTTACAAAAGAAAAACCCTTATAAATAGATAAGGGTTTTTCCGTCCTCACAGCCTATTCCCTTACCGATTATCCACTTTCTCCGGGTACATATCATGATTCATCATCCGATGGCTGGCCATCTCCTCGTACTTCGTCCCCGGTTTCCCGTAGTTGCAATACGGATCGATCGAGATGCCGCCGCGCGGAGTGAACTTGCCCCATACCTCGATGTAGCGCGGGTCCATCAGCTTGATCAAATCGTTCATGATGACGTTCACGCAATCCTCATGGAAATCGCCGTGATTGCGGAAGCTGAACAAGTACAGCTTGAGCGATTTGCTTTCTACCATTTTGATGTCAGGAATGTAGCTGATATAGATCGTCGCAAAGTCTGGCTGGCCAGTAATCGGACACAGACTGGTGAATTCCGGGCAGTTGAACTTTACGAAATAATCACGGTACGGATGCTTGTTGTCAAAAGACTCCAAAACGCTCGGGTCATAGGAGTAGTTGTACGTTGTGCCTTGATTCCCCAAAAGAGTGAGGGAGGATAAATCGCGTTCTTGTTGATGTGCCATATGAGTACAGTCCTCTTTTCTTCCATGAGAGTAAAATATCGTTTAAACGCCTCGTTTATTGCCCCAGACAAGCGCATGTAGTTGGGGAAGAACCTTCGCGTCATTCATGTCAGGTGTCGCCATCGCCTGATCGATCAGCCATTCAAAGCTCTCCAAAAGCTTATCTCGAAGCCGGGGCGTATCAGCGTCCGTCAGATCACAGTTTCCGGGCTGCAAGTAGAAAGGTACCTCTGGAAATCGCTGATGAATAGTGCGTGCATAGGCAAAGTCGGCGTCGTCGAAAACAACCACTTTCAGGCTAAGACCTGGATGTTTTTGTTCCAAAAGCTCGTGTACAATTCGATCAAGTGCTTGAAAATCTGTTTCCATCCCGGAACTAGGTGGCTTCGGTGAAATCGTAATGTCGTCAATCAGTGGAAGCCACGTTTGCCACTTGCTGCCTTGTGTTTCGACTGCTGTGCGAATGCCATGCTCCTTCAACAGGGAGATTAAGTCGCCGATGCCAGCCAAAAGCGCAGGATTTCCGCCGGAGATCGTGACATGAGAAAAACGGTCCCCGCCTAAGCGAGTGAGCTCCTCCCAGACCGCCTCAGGTGACATTTGCCGGATTTCATCGCGGGCAGATCCATCCCATGTAAAAGCGGAGTCACACCAGCTGCAACGATAGTCACAGCCAGCAGTTCGCACAAACATCGTTTTTTGTCCGATAACCATTCCTTCGCCCTGAATCGTAGGGCCGAATATTTCCAAGACCGGGATCATTCCGTCATCCACTCCCGTCTTGCCTCTGCATAGCTGGTCGGTGTCTCGAACAGGCGAACGAACTCCACCCGAGCGCTGTTGTAACGGTCGCGGTAAGCATCTGACTGCAATTGCTTTTCCATTTCTTCGAAAATCCACACGACCATGTTTTCGGCAGTGGTATTCATCGGAGGAAGCATTTCATTCAGATAGCGATGATCCAAATAAATTTCGATGTGCTCTTTCCAGATTTGCTTGATGTCACCAAAATCGATGACGAGTCCGATCTCGTCCGGAAAGCCGCTGATGCCGAAGACGACCGTGTACGTATGGCCGTGCAGGTTTTTGCACTTTCCTTCATAGGCGTGCAGATGATGTGCAGCGTCAAAAGTAAATTCCTTGCTTACCAAAACGCGTTTGTTATGGTAGCGAAGCTGTGATTTTTGAATATGGGTACCCAGTGCCTGCATGCGATCGACGATACGAAAATCAAAGTTGGCGCTCATCAGGCTTGTTCTCCAGGTTGATTTTTCTCGGAAAGATAAGTGTCCAGTCCGGCTTTTCGTAGGTGGCAGGCAGGGCATTCGCCGCAGCCGTCCCCTTTGATGCTGTTATAGCAGGTGAGGGTATTTTCGCGAATATAGGTGAAGGCACCCAGATCGTCCGCTAGCTTCCACGTTTGTGCTTTGTTCAGCCACATGAGCGGCGTGTGAATCACAAACGGATAGTCCATCGACAAATTCAATGTCACATTGAGTGATTTGATAAAGGCGTCACGGCAATCGGGATAACCGCTAAAATCCGTTTCGCATACACCGGTAACCAAGTGACGTGCTCCTCGTTGCTTGGCGAAAACGCCCGCAAAGGAAAGGAACAACAAGTTGCGTCCGTCGACGAACGTGGATGGCAATTGGCCTTCTTCCTGGGTAATGTCAATGTCTGTGCGGGTGAGTGCATTGGGCGCGAGCTGGTTTAACAGGCTCATGTCCAATACGGAGTTTTTGACGCCGAGTTCTGCGGCAATTTGCTGGGCGCACTCGATCTCCAGCTTGTGTCGCTGCCCGTAATCAAACGTGAGGGTTTCTACTTCGCCGAATTGCTCTTTCGCCCAAAACAGGCAGGTAGTGCTGTCCTGACCTCCGCTAAAGACAACGACGGCTTTTTCCTTTTTCATTGCTCTCCATCTCCTCTTAATTGAATTAGAAGAAAGAGAGTTCTTGAACTTTCCATCAAAAAAACAAAAACAATACCAAAGAAAGGTACTGTTATCAAGCTTAGTTTTTTATAGAGGGAGTTCGCGAACCTCTCCCGTGCAGATGCACGGATTTCTTATTTGTGGAACCCAAATGGGCACCTTGAGACATTATACAACAATCAGCGCCGAAGTGGGGGGATTATCGCTTGGAAAAAGATTGACGGATGGAGGGTGCTCCTGCTAGTGTTTTTTTCATAATCGATCAACATGGAGTGGAGCGGGTGATTTTGATGAGAGATGTCCCTTTAGTGGAAGAATATCGCGGCGGCATTCTGGAGAACGTACATAACGGCATCGTGTGCGGCGTGAATGAAAAAGAAGAGGTGGCTTATCGGGCAGGTGATGAGAACCATATCACCTTATTGCGCTCCGCAGCTAAGCCCTTTCAAGCCATTCCCATCGCCAAACGTAAAATTGATGAAAAATTCGGACTGAACAGCAGCGAAGCAGCACTCTTTGCGGCCTCACATCGTGGTGAAGTTTATCATATGGAAGGCTTGGAGTCGATTTTACAAAAGACCGGCTTTCAGGAAGATGAATTACTTACTTGCCCGACTTATCCGCTCAACGAGGAACCGAAGCTTGCTTGCTTGTCCCAAGGCATAGAAAAACGTAGGCTCTTTCATAACTGTGCGGGAAAGCATTTGGGGTACTTGGCGTTGTCGAAGGATCAAGGATATTCCACTCATGATTACTACAAGGCAGAGCATCCAGCACAACAGGAGGCATTGGAGGTGTTTGCCAACCTGGCTGGCTATCCAAAAGAGCAGGTTCAGCTAAGCGTCGACGGCTGTGGCTTCCCGGTTTTTGCGCTGCCGCTCAAGAACCTGGCGATCGCATATCTAAAGCTTGCTTGTCCGGATCTGATCGAGGATCACAAGACACGTGAGGCAGTAGAGAGAGTGACAGGCTGGATGACGAGCAGTCCCGAGATCATTGCCAGTCACAACTTCATCTGTACAGCGCTCTTAATGGATGAAAATATAATCGCCAAAGGCGGAGCGATGGGTGTATACGGCTTTGCTTTGAAAAAAGAGAGACTCAGCTTCTCGCTTAAAGTACTGAATGGCTCTGAATTAGTATGGCCGCTTATTATCGCGTCGATCTTGGAGCAGATTCAGTATGATAATCAGGAAACCATCGACCGACTGCATGCGCTGGCGCCAAAAGCTATTAAAAATGACAATCAGTTGGTGGTCGGGGAGAAACGACCAGTTTTTGTCTTGAACAAATGCTAAAAACGGAGGCGAAGTATCATGCTAGTGGAAGTGATTGCGACTTCAGTTGAGGATGCAAAACGTGCGGAGCAGGGCGGAGCTGACAGGTTGGAGCTCATCTCGGGTATTTTGGAGGGAGGCATTACTCCGAGCTGGGGATTGATTGAGGCAGTGGTCAAGGCGGTTTCCATCCCGGTAAACGTTATGGTGCGACCGCATAGCCAATCATTTTGCTATACAGCAGAAGAACTTGCGGTCATGCGGCAGGATGTACGTATCATCCGTGAGCTTGGGGCAGCAGGTGTTGTAATTGGCATGCTGACTCCAGAAAATACGCTCGATCAGCGGGGATTGGAGCTGTTGCTTGGTGAGTCAGGTGCTTTGAATGTGACGTTCCATCGTGCTTTTGATGATGCTGTAGATCAAATGGAAGCAGCGCGTATTCTCCTAAAATATCCCCAAGTTCGTACCATTCTTACTTCTGGGGGCAAAAAAACCGCCATCGAGGGAGCTGCTTGCATCGAGCAGCTCGTCAAGCTGACAGAGAATACGCAGCTCGCGATTTTGGCAGGAAGCGGATTGTCGCTGGCTAACGTGGGAGACCTCGTGAACCGTACGGGTGTCAAAGAGGTTCATTTTGGAACGGCAGTACGAGAAGAAGGACAACCTCTTCGATACGTCGATGCAGAGCGAGTGGCAGCCATCAAACAACTACAGTAAGTATAAAACAAGCCGATACCTTACTTCTGTAGGGTAGCCGGCTTGTTGTTCATTCGCTTCCGTATCCAGTAACCGACGATGAG
This genomic stretch from Brevibacillus sp. DP1.3A harbors:
- the lepB gene encoding signal peptidase I produces the protein MRSDLKNVKTIWGWTKTLGISLSLAMLVNIFVLQPFKVKGQSMEPTLQNAERIYVSKLSHTFSYLPEYNDIVVVDSRVDRDRTLKDDILENPLLMLAMGKSDAKTFWVKRVIGKPGDTLEFKNESLYRNGQPLNEPYIKEKMVDVPDTKIVIPENHVFVMGDNRNNSDDSRVIGVIPLDHIMGKKLF
- a CDS encoding GNAT family N-acetyltransferase: MQIRNVQEQDYFKVITVLNDWWGGRQMSDMLPKLFFVHFQSTSFIVEENGEAIAFLIGFLSQTFPGEAYIHFVGVHPDKRKDGWGRELYHHFFQAVKQKGCDTIRCITSPVNKGSISFHMKLGFAVEKGDQMVDGIVVTSNYDGKGNDRVSFVKKI
- a CDS encoding group 1 truncated hemoglobin encodes the protein MSTFYEKYGGEDTVAKVVDYFYDLVLADDTVNHFFKNTDMEKQRKHQTKFISYALGGPNQYTGQSMAKVHEGMNLQPIHFDAIVRHLRDALTHFGVSEGDIADALSKVESLRDDILYK
- a CDS encoding HsmA family protein — encoded protein: MLAAAVIFINLALIAYTIGVWGEKRSGRLKSKHLIFFGLGLVFDTIGTTFMKLLADGSSLNLHGITGLIALILMFFHTVWACVVLWKKNEHQIKQFHKFSLIVWILWLVPYSIGVALSFMK
- the queF gene encoding preQ(1) synthase, giving the protein MAHQQERDLSSLTLLGNQGTTYNYSYDPSVLESFDNKHPYRDYFVKFNCPEFTSLCPITGQPDFATIYISYIPDIKMVESKSLKLYLFSFRNHGDFHEDCVNVIMNDLIKLMDPRYIEVWGKFTPRGGISIDPYCNYGKPGTKYEEMASHRMMNHDMYPEKVDNR
- the queE gene encoding 7-carboxy-7-deazaguanine synthase QueE encodes the protein MIPVLEIFGPTIQGEGMVIGQKTMFVRTAGCDYRCSWCDSAFTWDGSARDEIRQMSPEAVWEELTRLGGDRFSHVTISGGNPALLAGIGDLISLLKEHGIRTAVETQGSKWQTWLPLIDDITISPKPPSSGMETDFQALDRIVHELLEQKHPGLSLKVVVFDDADFAYARTIHQRFPEVPFYLQPGNCDLTDADTPRLRDKLLESFEWLIDQAMATPDMNDAKVLPQLHALVWGNKRGV
- the queD gene encoding 6-carboxytetrahydropterin synthase QueD, whose amino-acid sequence is MSANFDFRIVDRMQALGTHIQKSQLRYHNKRVLVSKEFTFDAAHHLHAYEGKCKNLHGHTYTVVFGISGFPDEIGLVIDFGDIKQIWKEHIEIYLDHRYLNEMLPPMNTTAENMVVWIFEEMEKQLQSDAYRDRYNSARVEFVRLFETPTSYAEARREWMTE
- the queC gene encoding 7-cyano-7-deazaguanine synthase QueC, coding for MKKEKAVVVFSGGQDSTTCLFWAKEQFGEVETLTFDYGQRHKLEIECAQQIAAELGVKNSVLDMSLLNQLAPNALTRTDIDITQEEGQLPSTFVDGRNLLFLSFAGVFAKQRGARHLVTGVCETDFSGYPDCRDAFIKSLNVTLNLSMDYPFVIHTPLMWLNKAQTWKLADDLGAFTYIRENTLTCYNSIKGDGCGECPACHLRKAGLDTYLSEKNQPGEQA
- a CDS encoding asparaginase; translated protein: MRDVPLVEEYRGGILENVHNGIVCGVNEKEEVAYRAGDENHITLLRSAAKPFQAIPIAKRKIDEKFGLNSSEAALFAASHRGEVYHMEGLESILQKTGFQEDELLTCPTYPLNEEPKLACLSQGIEKRRLFHNCAGKHLGYLALSKDQGYSTHDYYKAEHPAQQEALEVFANLAGYPKEQVQLSVDGCGFPVFALPLKNLAIAYLKLACPDLIEDHKTREAVERVTGWMTSSPEIIASHNFICTALLMDENIIAKGGAMGVYGFALKKERLSFSLKVLNGSELVWPLIIASILEQIQYDNQETIDRLHALAPKAIKNDNQLVVGEKRPVFVLNKC
- a CDS encoding copper homeostasis protein CutC, coding for MLVEVIATSVEDAKRAEQGGADRLELISGILEGGITPSWGLIEAVVKAVSIPVNVMVRPHSQSFCYTAEELAVMRQDVRIIRELGAAGVVIGMLTPENTLDQRGLELLLGESGALNVTFHRAFDDAVDQMEAARILLKYPQVRTILTSGGKKTAIEGAACIEQLVKLTENTQLAILAGSGLSLANVGDLVNRTGVKEVHFGTAVREEGQPLRYVDAERVAAIKQLQ